In a genomic window of Infirmifilum sp. NZ:
- a CDS encoding ABC transporter substrate-binding protein has protein sequence MAESRRRNLLLVTAVIAIVLVAAIVAFIFLQQPPPQQPTAPAQQPGAPPQQQPVTQPTKPFHKQILYLIVNDEGTRINMYKTGVFDIAVVTPARWPDVNNTPVDGFSLHLVRRPDKPQLTIQYVGLNPMRAPLNITEVRYALAYAVPYDVILNQVFNKLYTRLYTIVPRGMPGYTEYGIVKFEYNMTKAKELIASLKAKGFDPSKYTITIIYNEGNTARQQIATLLQQSWSELGFKVTVEAYAWPKYLELVDNFQYDVMLLGWIPDYLDADNFLMPFVWGGAEFKNIEYASKVAAGDVGKYLAKVDEAIETEKFIVVVGPKGSGATYTGSTSKPLVVVAYEVDWEATNANWEKPVNMVTLGTGGLKDIILSALCKVSQRILEPDAREAVIQAAVIKFNKASSLIMLGQLITGENYGSWVYGMYYPVGAVSTRYDLVWEDPKAPVVDTGVLGIKNNPETMVIGDIGWPDTFDPAKSYESFGWEIFEHTYRRLVTLWKEETEPIPDLAVAWAFSKDMTELYFVIRGNVVGYDPWNNKTYPIDATDVLFCIWRAVRANLPGGPQWMIDEFIDVNASTVLSEEELDSIARSQGLVTAFKGKSAEVHSLKDLLSFFGYSGSTAGVVKFKLKFPYVPILQIFPTGVGAIYPMEYALGDQYSAAIAASKNGKDPAAWAKFVQPGEDDPIHQLLAKKPVSTGPYYVADYKEDSYILLKYNPYYWNATLWKELYGFKP, from the coding sequence ATGGCTGAAAGCCGCAGGAGAAATTTGTTGCTGGTAACAGCTGTCATAGCTATAGTACTCGTTGCGGCTATTGTAGCATTCATATTCTTACAGCAGCCACCACCTCAACAACCTACTGCCCCAGCTCAGCAACCAGGAGCTCCTCCTCAGCAACAACCAGTTACACAGCCTACGAAGCCTTTCCATAAACAAATATTATACCTTATCGTTAACGACGAGGGAACCAGGATCAATATGTACAAGACGGGCGTCTTCGACATAGCCGTTGTTACTCCTGCACGTTGGCCTGACGTAAACAACACGCCAGTTGATGGTTTCAGCCTACACCTTGTACGTAGACCCGATAAGCCCCAGCTGACAATACAGTATGTCGGGTTAAACCCGATGAGAGCACCTCTTAATATAACGGAAGTCCGCTACGCATTAGCATACGCTGTACCCTACGACGTGATACTCAACCAAGTGTTCAACAAACTATACACTAGGCTCTACACAATAGTTCCACGCGGGATGCCTGGCTACACAGAGTATGGAATCGTTAAGTTTGAATACAACATGACTAAAGCTAAGGAGCTAATCGCGTCCCTTAAAGCAAAGGGCTTTGACCCGAGCAAGTACACAATCACAATAATCTACAACGAGGGTAACACCGCTCGCCAGCAGATCGCTACACTCCTTCAACAGTCGTGGAGCGAGCTTGGTTTCAAGGTTACCGTCGAGGCGTATGCCTGGCCAAAGTACTTGGAGCTTGTTGACAACTTCCAATACGACGTGATGTTACTAGGTTGGATACCTGACTATCTTGATGCAGACAACTTCTTAATGCCATTCGTGTGGGGAGGTGCTGAGTTCAAAAACATAGAGTACGCAAGTAAAGTAGCCGCAGGCGATGTAGGAAAGTACTTAGCCAAGGTAGATGAAGCTATAGAGACTGAAAAATTCATTGTAGTTGTAGGACCTAAAGGCTCAGGTGCAACCTACACTGGGTCAACAAGCAAGCCGCTAGTAGTTGTGGCCTACGAAGTAGATTGGGAGGCTACAAACGCAAACTGGGAGAAGCCGGTAAACATGGTTACACTAGGTACAGGCGGCCTAAAAGATATAATTCTAAGTGCACTCTGTAAGGTCTCTCAGAGAATATTAGAGCCAGACGCCCGAGAAGCGGTTATACAAGCTGCTGTCATCAAGTTCAACAAAGCGAGCTCGCTAATTATGCTTGGTCAGCTCATTACCGGTGAAAACTATGGTAGCTGGGTTTACGGCATGTACTATCCAGTAGGCGCAGTTTCCACACGCTACGACCTTGTCTGGGAAGACCCCAAGGCTCCTGTGGTCGACACCGGAGTTCTTGGCATCAAAAATAACCCAGAGACAATGGTAATAGGCGACATAGGTTGGCCTGACACCTTCGATCCTGCAAAGTCCTACGAGTCATTCGGTTGGGAGATATTCGAACACACATACAGGAGGCTTGTGACTCTCTGGAAGGAAGAAACCGAGCCTATACCTGACCTAGCCGTAGCATGGGCCTTCAGCAAAGATATGACAGAGCTCTACTTTGTCATAAGAGGTAATGTTGTCGGTTACGACCCGTGGAACAACAAGACTTACCCGATTGACGCTACCGACGTACTCTTCTGCATATGGAGAGCTGTGAGAGCTAATTTGCCAGGTGGACCGCAGTGGATGATTGACGAGTTCATCGATGTGAATGCTTCAACAGTGCTAAGCGAGGAGGAATTGGACAGTATTGCTAGGAGCCAGGGATTAGTGACGGCATTTAAAGGTAAGAGCGCCGAGGTCCACAGCTTAAAGGATCTGCTCAGCTTCTTCGGATATAGTGGATCAACAGCAGGCGTGGTCAAGTTCAAGTTGAAGTTCCCATATGTGCCAATACTGCAAATCTTCCCAACAGGTGTCGGCGCCATCTATCCAATGGAGTACGCGCTAGGCGACCAATACAGCGCCGCAATTGCAGCGTCGAAAAACGGCAAGGATCCTGCAGCATGGGCTAAGTTTGTGCAACCAGGCGAGGATGATCCAATACACCAGTTGCTAGCAAAGAAGCCTGTATCAACCGGACCCTACTACGTGGCCGACTACAAAGAGGACAGTTACATCCTGCTGAAGTACAATCCATATTACTGGAACGCAACGTTATGGAAAGAACTGTATGGCTTCAAGCCCTAA
- a CDS encoding methylated-DNA--[protein]-cysteine S-methyltransferase, giving the protein MRQYKCLSTPIGELCFIVEGRMVLALHSKKRVKPAGAQRGGAEAEAFEKELQEYLHGSRTSFTFKPALSGSSFKRSVLEEVLKVPYGTTTTYKEIARRLSTTPRSVAAALSSNSILIVVPCHRVISASGWIGGYALGVDAKLFLLNLEKASLL; this is encoded by the coding sequence ATGAGGCAGTACAAGTGCCTCAGCACGCCCATAGGCGAGCTCTGCTTCATCGTGGAGGGCAGGATGGTGCTGGCCCTGCACTCGAAGAAGCGCGTCAAGCCAGCCGGGGCCCAGAGAGGCGGAGCCGAAGCAGAGGCTTTCGAGAAGGAGCTTCAGGAGTACCTCCACGGATCAAGAACCAGCTTCACCTTCAAACCCGCGCTCTCGGGATCCAGCTTCAAGCGAAGTGTCCTCGAAGAGGTCCTCAAAGTGCCCTACGGGACGACCACGACCTACAAGGAGATTGCCCGAAGGCTCTCAACAACCCCCCGCTCCGTCGCTGCAGCCCTCAGCTCGAACAGCATACTCATAGTCGTCCCTTGCCACCGGGTCATCTCAGCGTCCGGGTGGATAGGGGGCTACGCCCTGGGGGTCGACGCGAAACTCTTCCTCTTAAACCTCGAGAAGGCAAGCCTTCTTTAA